CTGCACGACGAGGGCGCGGGCGGCGTCGTCGTGGATGCCGGCGAAGGGGCCGGCCCCCTGGAACGTCCCGACCACCGTGATCGTGGCGACGGCCACGCTCGTGACGACGACGAGCGTGGTGTCGAACCGCAGGGCCAGCCAGATCGTCGCCGCCAGGGGCAGGAACGCCAGCGGGATCCCCGGGGGGCCCCAGAACACCCCGGCGTAGGTGACGCAGGAGACGGTCACGGCCGCGACGAGTTCCAGCCGCCCGGGGCGGGTCCGGGGCCAGGCCACGGCGACACCGGTCTCCAGGCGCAGGACGACGGGGGTGAGCAGGGCGATGCCCGTGAGGTTCCGGGTGAACCACACGGCCACGCCGAGCCAGCTCGCTCCCCCGCCCGCGGCCGCGACGGTGAGGGTCCCCCCCAGGGCGCCGGCGGCGCAGGCGATCGCGGTGGCGCCGAGCAGGACCGCCAGGTGCCGGGTGCTGTGCGCCACCGTCGAGGAGGACCACCGGCGCCGCAACCTCGCGTAGAGCAGGGCCTGACCGAGGTTCGTCACGACGAAACCGGCCAGCAGCACCGGACCGGCGCCCGTGAGGGCGTTGAGGGTGACCGTCACGACGGCGAGCAGGGCGGCGTCGAGCCAGCGGTGGCGCGTCCGGCAGAACCAGGCGGCCGCGACGCCGGCGGCGGGCCACACGAGGCTCAGGCTGGTGCCGTCGAGGACCGTCAGCCGGCCCAGGTACACCGTCACGGCGAACAGGGCCGTGAACACCAGGCTCCGGACCGGCAGGACCGCCAGGGCCCTGGCGACGGCGGGAGGAGGGTTCACGAGGTGTGTGTCGGCAGTTCCGGACCTCGGGAACAGCCCGGGAGCGCGGGTGTTCACGCGGTGTCGACGGTGAGGGCGTCCGGCACGGGGTGGACGCGGGACAGCTGCTCGCCCAGGAGTTCTCGCGGCACGGCCCGGGAGTACAGCCAGCCCTGGCCCAGGGGGGCGGAGATGAACCGGCAGATCGCGGCCTGCTGCTCGGTCTCGACGCCCTCGACGACGACCGTCAGCCCGAGGCGGGTGGCGAGGTCCACGACGCACGTGACGACCGACTGGCCGTTGACGTCGTCGGTGAGGGACCGCGTCAGCGACCGGTCGATCTTCAGGACGTGCACCGGCAGCCGGCCCAGGTACCCGAAGGCAGAGTACCCCGTCCCGAAGTCGTCGATGGCGATGCTGCACCCCAGGGCGGCGAGGTCGGTGACGACGCGCTCGGCGGGGGAGTCGGAGTCCAGGAATACCGACTCGGTGAGTTCCAGCGTCAGCAGCCGCGGCGGGACGCGGTACCGGTCGAGGAGTTCGACGACGACGTCGGTGAACCCCGGTGACTGCAGCTGGACCACCGAGACGTTGACGGCCAGGCCGACGCCGGCGGAGAACACCCCGGCCTCGTGGGCCGTGCGGACGGCGGTGCGCAGGACGTGCTCGCCGAGGGCCACGACGAGGTTGCACTCCTCGGCGACGGCGATGAACTCCACGGGGGAGACCGGGCCCAGGACGGGGTCGTCCCAGCGGGCGAGGGCCTCGAACTTGTCGACGCGGCCCGTCGTGAACGAGACGACCGGCTGGTAGTGCACGTCGACGACCCCGTCGCGGACGGCCTGCGTGAGCCGGTCGCGCAGCAGGCTGCGGCGGGCGTGCTCGGCGGCCACCGACCCCGAGTACACCGAGACCGCGCCCGGCCCGTGGCGCTTGGCCTCGCGCAGGGCGATGTCGGCCTGCACGAAGGGTTTCATGACGTCGGTGCCGTCGTAGTCGTCGCCGAACGGGCAGTTCGCGACCCCGGCGGCGGCCGACAGCGGGAACCGGGCGGCGCCGGGAACCCTCGCGGGGGCCGTCGTGACGGCGGCCAGGACCCGTTCGGCGTGCCGCAGGACCTGAGCGGGTCCCCCCGGCAGGACGACCGCGATCTCGTCGCCGGCCGTGCGGAAGGCGTCCCCGCCGAGCTCACCGGCGACGGACCCGACCTCCTGCGCCGCGGCGGCGATGACGGCGTCGCCGGCGCTGACGCCGAGCACGTCGTTGACGTCGTCGAGCCCGACGAGTTCGACGAGGACCAGGCAGGAGGCGTGGTCGGGTTCGGTGAGGGCGCGTTCGAGCAGCCCGCGGTTCCCCAGCCCGGTGAGGTTGTCGTGCAGCGCCTGGAACGTCAGGTGCGTGGTGGTCCGGTCGATCGATCGCGCCGTCGCCGCGTGCCGGATCGTGAACGTCACGAGGACGGCGACGTAGAAGCCGTACAGGACGGAGTCGGCGCGCGGGTCGACGACGAGCAGCACGAGGTCGACCAGCAGGACGGGGCCGGGCACGAGGGAGGCGACCTGGAGCCTGCGGGCCGCGCGTCCGGCGGTCTGCCCCCCGTGGCGGACGACGCCGTCGCGGGGCAGGCACAGCAGGCCGACGGCCCCGCCGACCGCCGCGACCGCGCACCCGACGGACGCCACGACCGCGTCGTGGTGGTGGCAGACCGCCGCGAGCGCCGTCCCGATCCCGTTGACGGTGAGCCCGGCGGCCGCCAGGCGCAGGCGGGGTTGCTCGATGGCCAGCGCGATCGACGAGCAGGCCACGACGGAGCTCACGACGAGGACGGCGGCGACCGCGGCCGTCCACCCCGGCGGTCCGTGGTGGCCGGTGCGGGCGAAGGCGTCCCAGGCGGCGGTGGCCAGGGCGCTGGCGAGCATGAGCGCGTCGACGACGAGCGGGGGGTCGTCGCTGCCGGCGCGGGCCCGCACGAGCAGCTGGAGCAGGACGACGAGCAGGCCCAGGGACCCCACGGCGAAGGCGAGCGGGGGCAGCGGGGACGTCTCGGCGCCGGTGCCGGGGAGGAGGCCGGCGGTGAGGGCGCCGATCCCCCACAGCGTCGCGGCCCCGAGGTACTTGCGGGAGTTGCGGCCCCGGTGCAGCACGATCAGCGCGAGGGCCGCCGCGGCGATCGCGGCGATG
The sequence above is drawn from the Kineococcus mangrovi genome and encodes:
- a CDS encoding putative bifunctional diguanylate cyclase/phosphodiesterase, with translation MSSPLTPTRPTPGRVGGGIGLLALAGGLTVLVVRATGTVRTPLAVTGIAAIAAAALALIVLHRGRNSRKYLGAATLWGIGALTAGLLPGTGAETSPLPPLAFAVGSLGLLVVLLQLLVRARAGSDDPPLVVDALMLASALATAAWDAFARTGHHGPPGWTAAVAAVLVVSSVVACSSIALAIEQPRLRLAAAGLTVNGIGTALAAVCHHHDAVVASVGCAVAAVGGAVGLLCLPRDGVVRHGGQTAGRAARRLQVASLVPGPVLLVDLVLLVVDPRADSVLYGFYVAVLVTFTIRHAATARSIDRTTTHLTFQALHDNLTGLGNRGLLERALTEPDHASCLVLVELVGLDDVNDVLGVSAGDAVIAAAAQEVGSVAGELGGDAFRTAGDEIAVVLPGGPAQVLRHAERVLAAVTTAPARVPGAARFPLSAAAGVANCPFGDDYDGTDVMKPFVQADIALREAKRHGPGAVSVYSGSVAAEHARRSLLRDRLTQAVRDGVVDVHYQPVVSFTTGRVDKFEALARWDDPVLGPVSPVEFIAVAEECNLVVALGEHVLRTAVRTAHEAGVFSAGVGLAVNVSVVQLQSPGFTDVVVELLDRYRVPPRLLTLELTESVFLDSDSPAERVVTDLAALGCSIAIDDFGTGYSAFGYLGRLPVHVLKIDRSLTRSLTDDVNGQSVVTCVVDLATRLGLTVVVEGVETEQQAAICRFISAPLGQGWLYSRAVPRELLGEQLSRVHPVPDALTVDTA